A part of Myxococcus landrumus genomic DNA contains:
- a CDS encoding AmpG family muropeptide MFS transporter: MSEQDKSGEKAARPGTWASLARAMASWRTASVTLLSFSSGLPLGLVWIAIPDWLRSIGVDIRVVGLITLAQAPWSFKFLWSPLMDRYVPPFWGRRRGWMAVAQVALFATTLALAGVGNHPEAAWVVGALAMAVAFASATQDIAIDAYAVEVLRKDEQGVAVGARVALYRAAMFIAGSASITLAGRVSWKWVVIGLAAMYIPMLFITRFAPEPEEHFTPPKSLRDAVWYPFVGFLARHRALEILAFVFLYKLADNLGGTLLRPFLVDMGYSDIHRGVALGTIGLFGTIAGTLIGGAWTTVLGLGRALWVFGVIQIVSNIGYVLVARAGEPNVMLMYCAIGFEQVTQGLGTGAFSVLLMRLTQKRFSATQFALLSSLFSIPRVVAGPIAGFLVYSIGWEPFFWFTMVGGIPGLLLLARFVPLGVRDPNFDVQSRPVARAVSRSVLMGSAAVSAVVGMGVGAALTALLTAVQNLRKTPEAGFDFATPFAALFQPTGVTDWVTLASIAVFGLTVGLLTAAVLAARSGAFYLPDEEAPPTPSGATGT; encoded by the coding sequence ATGAGCGAGCAGGACAAGAGCGGGGAAAAGGCGGCGCGGCCGGGGACCTGGGCCAGTCTCGCGCGGGCCATGGCCTCCTGGCGGACGGCCTCCGTCACGTTGCTCTCGTTCTCGTCGGGTCTGCCTCTTGGCCTGGTGTGGATTGCCATCCCCGACTGGCTGCGCAGCATCGGCGTGGACATCCGCGTCGTCGGCCTCATCACGCTGGCGCAGGCCCCGTGGTCCTTCAAGTTCCTCTGGTCCCCGCTCATGGACCGCTACGTGCCGCCCTTCTGGGGACGGCGCCGGGGGTGGATGGCGGTGGCGCAGGTGGCGCTCTTCGCCACGACGCTGGCGCTCGCGGGCGTGGGCAATCATCCCGAGGCCGCGTGGGTGGTGGGCGCGCTGGCCATGGCGGTGGCCTTCGCCTCCGCGACGCAGGACATCGCCATCGACGCCTACGCGGTGGAGGTGCTGCGCAAGGACGAGCAAGGCGTGGCGGTGGGCGCACGCGTGGCGCTGTACCGCGCGGCCATGTTCATCGCGGGCTCGGCCTCCATCACGCTCGCGGGCAGGGTGTCCTGGAAGTGGGTCGTCATCGGGCTGGCGGCGATGTACATCCCCATGCTCTTCATCACCCGCTTCGCGCCGGAGCCCGAGGAGCACTTCACTCCGCCGAAGTCCCTCCGGGACGCCGTCTGGTATCCCTTCGTGGGCTTCCTCGCGCGGCACCGGGCGCTCGAAATCCTGGCGTTCGTGTTCCTCTACAAGCTGGCCGACAACCTCGGGGGAACGCTGCTGCGGCCCTTCCTGGTGGACATGGGCTACAGCGACATCCACCGAGGCGTGGCGCTGGGCACCATCGGCCTGTTCGGCACCATCGCGGGCACGCTCATCGGTGGCGCGTGGACGACGGTGCTGGGCCTGGGCCGCGCGCTGTGGGTGTTCGGTGTCATCCAGATTGTGTCCAACATCGGCTACGTCCTGGTGGCGCGCGCGGGTGAGCCCAACGTGATGCTCATGTACTGCGCCATCGGCTTCGAGCAGGTGACGCAGGGCCTGGGCACCGGCGCCTTCTCGGTGCTGCTGATGCGACTGACGCAGAAGCGCTTCTCCGCCACCCAGTTCGCGCTGCTCTCCAGCCTCTTCTCCATCCCGCGCGTCGTGGCCGGCCCCATCGCGGGCTTCCTCGTGTACTCCATCGGCTGGGAGCCCTTCTTCTGGTTCACCATGGTGGGCGGAATCCCGGGCCTGCTGCTGCTCGCGCGCTTCGTGCCGCTGGGCGTGAGGGACCCCAACTTCGACGTGCAGAGCCGCCCCGTCGCTCGCGCGGTGAGCCGCTCCGTGCTCATGGGCAGCGCGGCCGTCTCCGCGGTGGTGGGCATGGGCGTGGGCGCGGCGCTCACCGCGTTGCTCACGGCGGTCCAGAACCTGCGCAAGACACCTGAGGCGGGCTTCGACTTCGCCACGCCCTTCGCCGCGCTGTTCCAGCCCACGGGGGTCACCGACTGGGTGACGCTGGCCAGCATCGCCGTGTTCGGCTTGACGGTGGGCCTGCTCACCGCGGCGGTGCTCGCCGCGCGCTCGGGGGCCTTCTATCTGCCCGACGAGGAAGCTCCGCCGACGCCCTCGGGCGCCACGGGCACGTAG